Proteins found in one Dryobates pubescens isolate bDryPub1 chromosome 1, bDryPub1.pri, whole genome shotgun sequence genomic segment:
- the NPY1R gene encoding neuropeptide Y receptor type 1 encodes MTAVAVNVLPPTGNNMNTSVLTPQGNISGPLNFSETSSQILQFEDEDCHVPLAMVFTLALAYGTVIILGVSGNLALIVIILKQKEMRNVTNILIVNLSFSDLLVTIMCLPFTFVYTLMDHWIFGEAMCKLNPFVQCASITVSVFSLVLIAVERHQLIINPRGWRPSNRHAYMGIAAIWVLAAASSLPFLIYHVLTDEPFRNITFDEYKDKYVCLDLFPLDTARLSYTTTLLVIQYIGPLCFIFICYLKIYIRLKKRNNMMDKMRDNKYRSSETKRINIMLISIVVAFAVCWLPLTIFNIVFDWNHEILPVTTCSHNLLFLICHLTAMISTCVNPIFYGFLNKNFQRDLQFLFHFCNFRSQEEDYETIAMSTMHTDISKTSLKQASPVAFKKINSEDDDKI; translated from the exons ATGACAGCAGTGGCTGTGAACGTCCTACCCCCAACTGGAAACAATATGAATACCTCGGTCCTCACCCCCCAGGGAAATATTTCTGGTCCCCTGAATTTTTCTGAGACAAGCTCACAGATTTTGCAGTTTGAGGATGAGGATTGCCATGTGCCTTTGGCCATGGTCTTCACTTTGGCCTTGGCTTATGGGACTGTGATAATCCTGGGAGTCTCTGGGAATTTGGCCTTGATTgtcattattttaaaacaaaaggaaatgcgCAATGTGACCAACATCCTCATTGTCAACCTATCCTTTTCTGATCTTCTAGTGACCATCATGTGTCTTCCCTTTACCTTCGTGTACACTTTAATGGACCACTGGATTTTTGGGGAGGCCATGTGCAAATTGAATCCTTTTGTGCAATGTGCCTCAATCACcgtctcagtcttttctttggTCCTCATTGCTGTTGAACGCCATCAGCTAATCATCAATCCTCGGGGCTGGAGGCCAAGCAATAGACATGCCTACATGGGCATTGCTGCCATATGGGTTTTAGCCGCGGCTtcctctttgcctttccttATTTACCATGTGTTAACAGATGAACCCTTCAGGAACATAACATTTGATGAATATAAGGACAAATATGTGTGTTTGGACCTTTTCCCCTTGGACACTGCCAGGCTTTCTTACACCACAACGCTTTTGGTGATTCAGTACATTGGACCGCTTTGTTTTATATTTATTTGCTACTTGAAG ATATACATCCgattaaaaaaaaggaacaacatGATGGACAAGATGAGAGACAATAAATACAGATCCTCTGAAACCAAAAGGATCAACATCATGCTGATCTCAATAGTGGTTGCATTTGCAGTTTGCTGGCTGCCTCTCACCATCTTCAATATTGTGTTTGATTGGAATCATGAAATTCTGCCTGTCACTACCTGTAGCCACAACCTGTTGTTCCTGATTTGCCACCTCACTGCCATGATCTCTACCTGTGTGAACCCCATCTTCTATGGGTTTCTTAATAAGAACTTTCAGAGGGACCTAcagtttttatttcatttttgcaATTTCCGCTCCCAAGAGGAGGATTATGAGACCATAGCCATGTCCACCATGCACACAGATATTTCAAAAACCTCGTTAAAGCAGGCAAGCCCagttgcatttaaaaaaattaatagtgAGGATGATGACAAAATATAA
- the NPY5R gene encoding neuropeptide Y receptor type 5: MPEHSKMDLGFKDHNNRTPTKNTSATTKNFSAWEDYRSSVDDIQYFLIGLYTLISLAGFLGNLLILAALLKRKQKTIINILIGSLAFSDILVVLFCSPFTLTSVLLDQWMFGTIMCHIMPFLQCASVLVSTLMLISIAAVRYRMIKYPLSSNLTTKQGYFLIVTIWALGFAICSPLPIFHKIVDLSKILNLEALENRLLCIESWPSDSYRIAFTLALLFMQYILPLVCLTASHTSVCRSIGSRLSNKENRFEEKEMINLTLHPSKSTSKQVQPSSRSGWSCTFGRKHHRRYSKKTSSVMPAISRHHQDTHSRDLPETSGTEKSHLSSSNKFIPGIPVCFEMKPEENTQIRDMITVSQSIIRIKTRSRRVFCRLTMLILVFGFSWMPLHLFHIVTDFNATLISNRHFKLVYCICHLLGMMSCCLNPVLYGFLNNSIKADLMSFIPCCQIP, encoded by the exons ATGCCA GAGCACTCTAAAATGGATTTAGGATTCAAAGACCATAACAACAGGACACCTACCAAGAATACATCTGCTACTACAAAGAATTTttctgcctgggaagattacaggaGTAGTGTTGATGACATACAGTACTTTCTTATTGGGCTGTACACACTCATAAGTCTGGCTGGTTTTTTGGGAAATCTGCTTATATTAGCAGCTCTACTAAAGCGCAAGCAGAAGACGATAATAAACATTCTTATCGGTAGCTTGGCCTTTTCTGACATCTTAGTTGTGCTCTTTTGTTCCCCTTTCACTCTGACATCTGTCCTGCTTGACCAATGGATGTTTGGCACTATCATGTGCCACATAATGCCCTTCCTCCAGTGTGCATCAGTTCTAGTTTCAACTTTAATGTTAATATCTATTGCTGCAGTCAGGTACCGTATGATAAAATATCCCCTTTCTAGCAATTTAACAACAAAACAAGGCTATTTCTTAATAGTGACTATTTGGGCCCTTGGCTTTGCCATTTGCTCCCCTCTGCCAATTTTCCACAAAATTGTGGACCTCAGCAAAATTCTGAATTTAGAGGCACTGGAGAACAGGCTCTTGTGTATCGAGTCATGGCCTTCTGATTCCTACAGAATTGCCTTTACATTAGCCTTATTGTTCATGCAGTATATATTGCCACTGGTCTGTTTAACTGCTAGTCACACCAGTGTCTGCAGGAGCATCGGTTCCAGACTATCGAACAAGGAAAACAGGTTTGAAGAAAAAGAGATGATAAACCTAACGCTTCATCCATCTAAGAGTACCAGCAAGCAGGTGCAGCCCTCCAGCCGTTCCGGGTGGAGCTGCACCTTTGGTAGAAAGCATCACAGAAGATACAGTAAAAAGACTTCGAGTGTGATGCCAGCTATTTCAAGGCATCATCAGGATACTCATTCCAGAGACCTCCCAGAAACTTCCGGCACAGAAAAAAGCCACCTCTCTTCCTCCAATAAATTTATCCCTGGGATACCTGTTTGCTTTGAGATGAAACCAGAAGAAAACACTCAGATCCGGGACATGATTACAGTATCCCAATCCATCATCAGAATTAAGACAAGATCCAGGAGAGTTTTTTGCAGACTGACAATGCTAATCTTAGTTTTTGGTTTCAGTTGGATGCCTCTTCACCTTTTCCACATTGTGACAGATTTTAATGCTACTCTCATTTCTAACAGACATTTTAAATTAGTATATTGCATATGCCATTTACTGGGTATGATGTCCTGCTGCTTGAATCCCGTCCTCTATGGGTTCCTTAACAACAGCATAAAAGCTGATTTAATGTCCTTTATTCCATGCTGCCAAATACCATGA